The genomic region TACAGATTATTTGAAAATCTCTAGGAAAGGCAGGAGAACAAAAATCGAGCGACAGATTCTGTCCGATGTGACTTTAAAAAACAAAAAAAACGCAGTACTTTTCCTGGATTTTGATGGGACATTGGCTCCGATTCAGGAAAAACCTGATCATGTTTACTTGCAAGAAAACCATTTTTTCTCTCTCAAGACTCTCTCCTCACGGATACCTGTATTTGTCTTATCGGGAAGATCGCTTCCCGATCTTCAGAAAAGACTCCCTGTCACAGATTTGGCTGGTGTGTCAGGTGATCATGGCGCTTCCAGGATTTATCGGGGAAAAGTCTTCCTTGATCCGAATGCAGAAATTGCCCGAGCCCAAATAACTCCTCTTGCAACTTTATTTCAAGAAATACCGGAACAATGGCCGGGAGTTTTTATTGAAAGAAAACAATTTAGTCTTTCTGTCCATTACCGCCAACTCGCAATCGAGAAGCAGGAGGCATTTATTTCTTTCATGGGAAAGACATTCCTCCAGGCAAACACAAAAGACCTAGAGATGCGCACCGGAAAATGCGTTCTTGAATTTCGTCACCCAGAAATCAATAAGGAATCTGCCTTGAAATGGTTTTTTAAACGCGTTTCTGAAGAAGCAAGCGGAGGAAGTTCAGGTGGGGTTTCCCTTTTTCCTATTATGGTGGGCGATGACAAGACAGACTGGAATGCTATCAAGACAGCCATTAACCTTGGTGGCGTCGGAGTTTGGGTAGGAGATACTCCTCCCGAGAGCCATGGTCCCGAGGCTGCTCGACTCTCTTCTCCGGAGCAAGTCTGGAGTTTTCTGAGCCATTCCTGGGAACTCACGCTTTAAAACAGACATCTCTCTAATGGACTGATGTTTCTAAATATTGAGACAAAGCGGATTTCCAGGGCTGAAAGGCTATTCCATATTTCCCGACTTTTTCTTTTGACAAGACAGAGTAGGAGGGTCTCTTCGCTTTAGCACCATACTCTTTTTGTGAAACAGGGCGAAGATCAGGCGTTAGGCCCTTGAAATGAAAGATAGCTTGGGCAAACTCGAACCAAGAACATTGTCCTTCATTTGTCATGTGATAAAGACCACCCTTCGGAGAACACTGAATAAGCTTAAGCGTATTGACCGAAAGCTCCCAGGTTGAAGTCGGTGTAACAATCTGATCCGAAACAACACGAAGAGTCTGGTTACCCTTCCCCAACTGAAGCATTAAATCGACAAAATTCTTTTTAAGATGACTACCTCGATTATGTCCGTAAAGACCACATGTTCTGATGACAAGAGCATCCGGATTTCTGTTCAAAACCATCCGTTCGCCTGCCCACTTGGAGACTCCATAAACGGAAAGAGGAAGAGCTTCATCTGCCTCACGGAGAGGATGTCGTGGAATTTTTTTTTCGAATTCCCCAAAGACATAGTCCGTAGAAAAAGTGACAAAAAGAATATTTTTTTTCTGACAATATGCAGCAATTCTTGAGGGTGCCTGAGTGTTCAGGCGAAAAGCCTGATCAATTTCATCCTCTGCCTTATCGACATCGTTATAGGCAGCAGAATTAATAAGAACATCCAGAGATAATTCATCTATTTTAGTGAGATGTTCCGGGTTATCGATATCAAAATCAGGACGGTCAAGCTTCAGTATTTTATCAGAAGGGGATGAATTTAAACAAAAATCCGCCCCCAGTTGTCCGCGACTGCCAATGACCCCGATTCTCA from Leptospirillum ferriphilum harbors:
- the rfbD gene encoding dTDP-4-dehydrorhamnose reductase gives rise to the protein MRIGVIGSRGQLGADFCLNSSPSDKILKLDRPDFDIDNPEHLTKIDELSLDVLINSAAYNDVDKAEDEIDQAFRLNTQAPSRIAAYCQKKNILFVTFSTDYVFGEFEKKIPRHPLREADEALPLSVYGVSKWAGERMVLNRNPDALVIRTCGLYGHNRGSHLKKNFVDLMLQLGKGNQTLRVVSDQIVTPTSTWELSVNTLKLIQCSPKGGLYHMTNEGQCSWFEFAQAIFHFKGLTPDLRPVSQKEYGAKAKRPSYSVLSKEKVGKYGIAFQPWKSALSQYLETSVH
- the otsB gene encoding trehalose-phosphatase translates to MGGFTDYLKISRKGRRTKIERQILSDVTLKNKKNAVLFLDFDGTLAPIQEKPDHVYLQENHFFSLKTLSSRIPVFVLSGRSLPDLQKRLPVTDLAGVSGDHGASRIYRGKVFLDPNAEIARAQITPLATLFQEIPEQWPGVFIERKQFSLSVHYRQLAIEKQEAFISFMGKTFLQANTKDLEMRTGKCVLEFRHPEINKESALKWFFKRVSEEASGGSSGGVSLFPIMVGDDKTDWNAIKTAINLGGVGVWVGDTPPESHGPEAARLSSPEQVWSFLSHSWELTL